The following DNA comes from Flavobacteriales bacterium.
AAAAGCATCTTGTTGGTTTTCCATAGCTTTACAATAACCCTAAAGGCAACAATCCCATGAAAACACTTAGCACCTTTTCCGTCATCTCATTTCTGTTTTTCACGTTCAATGTGTCGGCTCAGATAAGTGTCAGCCTGATTGGCCAAAAGACCCTTGGCGGAACAGGACTTGATGTCCCCTCGGCTATTGTAGCAACTATGGATGGTGGCTATTTGGTAGGAGGGGCTTCGTTTTCAGGAATTTCTGGAGACAAGACAGAGAATTCGCGAGGAGATCAAGATTATTGGATAGTCAAATTGGATGAGCAGCTTACTGAAGTTTGGCAGCATACATTCGGAGGAGATTCTGCGGATGATTTTACATCTATGGTTGCGAATGCCGATGGCACATTCATTTTGGGAGGTAATTCAAGTTCAAATATCTCAGGTGATAAGACAGCACCGAAGAAAGGGTTCTCAGATTATTGGGTTCTCAAGTTGGATGCTGATGGAAATGAGGTTTGGCAGAACACTTACGGGGCGGATCTGGGAGAATTGATGTGGAAAATGATAGCTCTCCCGAGTGGGGACATACTTTTGGCTGGTAGTTCAAATTCCGGCATTTCAGGTGATAAGACGGCACCATCCAAGGGAGGAACTGATTATTGGCTGGTGGCCATTGATGCCGATGGGAACAAACTTTGGGATAAATCATTTGGAGGAATGGATGACGATTATTCTGAAGATGTGCAAATCTTCGGTGACAAGGTGATTCTTTCAGGTATTTCATGGTCAAACACAAGTGGGGACAAATCTGAAGACGATTATGGTAGTGGGGATAGTTGGGTTATTGCGCTGGACACGGTCGATTGGAACCCTGTTTGGGATATTACCCTTGGGGGAACTTCATTTGAAATCAAGTCTCAGATGGCAGTTATGTATGGGCGGCTCTTCGTCATGTCAAGTTCAGATTCAGACATTTCGGGTACCAAATCCGAGAATTCGCATGGTTCATCTGATTATTGGATTACCTGCTTGGACATGGCTGGAAGTATTTTGTGGGACAGGACAATCGGAGGTGATAGCTATGAAGATCCCCGGTCACTGATTCCTACAACTTACGGAAATGTGCTTGCCGTGGGAGGTTCATTATCTGACGCAAGCTATGATAAGGATGAGGACTCAAAAGGTCTTTATGATTTTTGGCCGGTAAGTATTGATACTATAGGTAATATTCAATGGCAGGCCACTATCGGTGGTTCAATGGTGGATGTGGCTATTGCTGCAGTAGAGCCATCGCCTGGACGTTTTGTTCTAACGGGCATGTTAAAATCGGATGCCGATGGTGATAAGACCGAGAATAATCGAGGAGACAATGATTACTGGATTGTAGAAATAGCCACCTCTGTAGGCATCTCCGAGGCCGACCCATTGGAGCTCAACATGTACCCCAACCCTGCCTACGAGCAACTACAGATAACATGGAAAGATGCCAAATCGAGTTGTGCCGGTCTCATCCAACTCTATGATGCCGATGGCCGCATGGTGCAGCAGCAGAACATGCAAACCACCACGGCCACCATTCCCACAGGCCAACTGCCACAGGCCAACTGCCACAGGCCAACTGCCACAGGGTCTCTACACACTGACCCTCACAGATTGCCAAGGCCACAAGGCCACCGAACGTTTGGTGCGTCTCAAGCGTTAGCATTGACCGAAGGTCAAACGCCCCCCTCCTTTGAAAGGGCCTGTCCTGAGTTGGTCGAAGGAAGCGTTTCTCAGGTTTGCAACTAAGCAAAGGGCCGCGGCCAAGATTTCCCAATGGACACAAACAAAAAGCCCCGCACATATCCATGTGCGGGGCTTGATATTGAAAGAAGGTTTTCCTTATCTGAATGTCACAGATGATGTACCGATAAGTGCCTTGTCCACATAGATCTCAACCGTCTGTTTACCAGCATCAAATCCGTTGGTAGGCGCCAAGTAGAACATACAGATGTTAGGGATCTGCTTGTTCTGGTAATCCACATCCTGAGACATGCTGTAGGTCATCGACCCACCCTCGAACTCAAACTCTTCGCCATGGCCTTTGGTCAGCACTTTTCCGTCTGGCCCTACAATACGTACGTAAAGCGTTTTGCTCCCTGGAGGTGTCAATGGATTTTCACTCAGCGTGAAACAGATCTGAAGCTTTTCCACCCGCTTGGCCTTGTTGTTCACCTTATTCTTCTTACCATGAACACCTTCCACTACAATTTGGTAGGCGGTAAGCACAGAACCCATCGCCACTTTATTGGCCAAGTTCATGTTCTCATTGGTCAACTCCTTGTTCAAGCCTGTTTGCTTGGAGTACTCGCCTTGCAGGTTTCCATACTGCCCTTGCAACGAATCATGCACTGCAAAAAGGCTGTCATACTTGGCCTCCATGGTCTCATACTTCTCGTTCATCGCTTTCAGCTGAGCACGGTACCATGCCAGTTTTCCAGCATCTCCCTTATACTTCTCCACATCGGCCTTCAATGCCAGAATCTCCTGACGCTGTTGCTCCAATTCTTCAGAAAGCTGTCCGTTCTCTTCTTCCAGCGAACTGTACTTTCCAAGCAGGTCGTCCAACTCAGCTGTAAGTTCATCCTTCTCGGCAGTAAGTTGTTGCTTCTCAGCTGCAAGCTGGTCATTGGCGGCCTTCTGTTCGAACAACTGCCATCCTAAAATGCCCGAAAGCAAGAGGAGAATTACAGCGAGAATCAGAAAAACGCGGTTACTCTGGGTCTTTTCCTTGTCTTCCATTTAATGGGTCGAATGGGTTAATGCGCTAAAAGTATAAATTTAACCTAACTTGAAATGCTGTGGTGACACGCCTTTCCTACAATTGCAACGTATGTTAAATAAGCCCGCTTCGTTGGTCAGGGATGTGGTCGGATTGTTCTATCCGCGCATCTGTGGCGGCTGCGATGCGCACTTGATGAAACACGAAGAGAATCTGTGCTTGAACTGTCTTCATGGCCTGCCAAAGACTTACTATTGGGATTACAAGGTCAACCCTGTGGAGCAATTGTTCTTCGGAAGACTGCGGCTAAGTTCTGCATGTTCCTTTCTGCATTTCGAAAAGGGCTCGGTTACCCAAAGGCTCATGCATCGCTTCAAGTACGAAGGGAAGTCCAATGTGGCCATGGAATTGGGAAAGGTGTTCGGGAACATCTTGAAGGAGAAGCAATGGTTTTCCGATGCTGATCTGATCGTTCCTGTTCCGCTGCATCCCGCCAAGGAAATGAGGCGCGGGTACAACCAGAGTTCGTACATCGCAGACGGTCTCTCGGAGAGTTTGGACGTTCCTGTTCGTTCTAAGTTGATGAAGCGGGTAAGGATGACCGACACGCAGACACAGAAGTCGCGTTTTGAGCGCTCGCAGAACGTGGATAGCGTATTTCAAGTTGATTATCCTTCCAGAGTTCGAGGCAAGAATATCATCTTGGTGGATGATGTGGTAACAACGGGGGCTACGCTGGAAGCTGCCGGAATGCAATTGCTGGAAGCCGGGGTTTCTAAGCTGTACATTGCCACCTTGGCTGTGGCCTGATCTACCCGTCTGTTATGGAAAGTTGGGAATTCACCTTATGCCGAATAGTTATCTTTGCAGTTCATCTTTATCCAACCGAATGGGAGATAGGAAGTACGTTCCAGGAGAATTGCTGGCCAAAGTAAACGTGCCGGCAGACCTTAGAAAGTTGAACGAGGATCAGCTGGAGCAGTTCTGTCAGGAACTGAGGCAGTACATCATTGATGTGGTCTCGGTCAATGGCGGCCACTTTGGGGCGAGTTTGGGCGTGGTGGAGATGACCACCGCTTTGCATTACGTTTTCAATACGCCCACCGATCAGTTGGTGTGGGATGTGGGACATCAGGCCTATGGCCATAAGATCATCACGGGCAGACGCGATAATTTCCACACAAACAGGAAGTATAAAGGTCTGAGTGGTTTCCCAAAGAGGAAGGAAAGTGAGTATGATACGTTCGGTGTCGGACATTCCAGCACGTCTATTTCAGCCGCCTTGGGAATGGCCGTGGCTTCGCGCCATAATGGCGATACTTCCAAACAGCATATTGCGGTTATCGGTGATGGTGCGATGACAGGCGGAATGGCGTTTGAAGGACTGAACCATGCAGGCGTAGAAAACACCAACCTCTTGGTAGTGCTCAACGATAATTGCATGAGCATCGATCCCAACGTAGGTGCGCTGAAAGAATACCTTACCGACATCACCACCTCGCACACGTATAATAAAGTTAGAGATGAGGTTTGGAATCTGCTGGGAATGATCAGCAAATTCGGGCCGAATGCGCAGGAGATCGCCTCGAAGATCGAGAACGGTTTTAAGAGTACGCTTCTCAAGCAGAGTAATCTTTTTGAGTCATTGAACTTCCGATACTTCGGCCCCATTGACGGACATGATGTCAACCACATGGTGCGCGTAATGCGCGATCTGAAAGACATTCCAGGACCGAAAATTCTGCATTGCCTCACCGTAAAGGGAAAAGGCTACAAGCCTGCCGAAGATGGCGATACCACCAAATGGCATGCGCCAGGTCTTTTCGACAAGGATACTGGCGAAATAAAAGTGGTGAAACCGGAACAGCCTGAACCACCAAAATATCAGGATGTGTTCGGCCATACCATGGTGGAGTTGGCCGAAATGAACGAGAAGATCGTTGGCGTAACACCTGCCATGCCTTCGGGATGTTCACTGAATATCATGATGAAGGCCATGCCGAAACGCGCCTTCGATGTAGGCATTGCCGAACAGCATGCGGTCACTTTCTCGGCCGGAATGGCCACGCAGGGATTGGTGCCTTTCTGCAACATCTATTCATCATTCATGCAGCGGGCATACGATCAGGTCATTCATGATGTAGCCCTGCAGAATCTGAATGTGGTTTTCTGTTTGGATCGCGGAGGTTTGGTCGGTGCTGATGGAGCAACGCATCATGGCGCGTACGACATTGCTTACATGCGGTGCATTCCCAACATCAAAGTGGCTTCTCCGATGAATGAGGAGGAGCTTCGGAATATGATGTACACGGCCCAGCAGAAGGATATGGGCGTGTGGTCCATCCGATATCCGCGCGGAAATGGCGTGATGCCAGATTGGGGAACTCCGTTCCAGGCCATTGAGGTCGGGAAAGGACGAAAAGTTACCGATGGTTCGGATGTGGCCATCCTAAGTTTGGGTCATATCGGAAATTATGCTGTTGATGCCACGGCTCAACTCAAATTGCAGGGAATTTCTGCCGCCCATTACGACATGCGTTTTGCCAAGCCATTGGATGAAAAGCTTCTCCACGAGGTTTTCAAGAAATTCAACAGGATCATAACGATTGAAGATGGTTGTCTGACCGGAGGTTTCGGAAGCGCCATCGTTGAATTCATGTCGGATAATGGTTACTTTGCTCATGTAGAACGGCTTGGGGTTCCGGACCGTTTCATCGATCACGGTTCTCAAAAAGAGTTGCACATTGAGTGTGGGTACTACAAGGATGACATCGTTAAAGCTGCCGTTAAGCTTGTTGGCGTTACAGAGAAGGCTGCTGCGGGTTAGTCTCTTCCTTCTGTTTCTCGTTCTCGCTAACCATCAGCATTTATTTGCTCAGCGGTTGGCGGTTGGTGCCGATAGAGGAACCAATACACACGTGATGTATGTGGAGTTCGGAGGAACGGGATACTATTACACGGTCAACTACGAACGGCTATTCTTCAATAAGAATAAGGTGGCGTTATTTGGTAGAGTAGGGCTTGAGTACATTCCGTTTTACGGGGCCGACCGACTTCTACATTTCCCAATTGGTGCCAATTTCACTTATGGGGAAAAGAAACACCGACTTGAGGCTGGATTTGCAGCGCTGTTCAGAATGAATTTCAACCAGAATGTTGGTTTTGGAGAAGGATTCTATTTGACCAAACCGCCAACAAGAATCTTTCTCTGTCCATCAGTCGGCTATCGCTTTCATGCCAAACCCAATGAATGGGGAGAAACATTCTTTCTACGCGTAACATTCACTCCAATAATCGGAATGGATGTCTTTCAGAACAAGCCATACTTCCTCCCTCATGCTGGCATCAGCATCGGAAGAACTTGGAACAACCCCAACAGAAAGGGGCGCTAAAAATTACATGTTCTCAAGTAAGAAAGCCTGACGTTCTTCCAAAGGAAGCGAATTCAGCTTTTGCTGAATAGGATTCTGTAGTCTTGGGCGTGGGCTTCCTGATCTGCGAGGATTGTTCAAATGAGCCTCCAATCTTGCAAGAGAGGATTTCAACCTGCGAAGCCGTGCTTCAACTTCTCGAATGGAACGTACGTTTTCCTTCAGAGCCAAACGTGTCTCGCGAAGAGATTCTTCCAATTGCTCTACTTCTTCAATTTCTTTTTGCATCGTGTTGTGTTTTGATGGTTAAGTAAAGATAGTCAATAACACTTTGCGTAGTGTATTGGGTTGAAAACCTATGCCAAATGTAAAATTCATATTAACTATATGGATAGATTTTCGTCAGTTGATGAAAAAAAAGCCTCCGATCGATAGATGGAGGCTTCGAAAAGGAAGCAATTTAACTTGGCAGATCAGCTTCCACACATTTCACATCCTTCAGGATTATCCAGCGAACAGGTTATCTGAGCCTGCGCATCGGCCAGATTTACAGGCTGCACACCATCCGCGGTTGAACTCTGAACCATGACAGGTGTGGCCAGCTCTGACTTTGGTGTTGGCGTTGCAACTGGAGCTTTGGTCAATTCATCTGTTGTGTTGGTTTCGGTCTCGCCAGCAGGTTGTGCCTTTGTTTCCTTGTTTACCGTAAACTGAATGGCTGCTGCTGCTGCCTGCGTTCTCAGGTAGTACATACCCGTTTTGAGACCGGCCTTCCATGCATAGAAGTGCATAGAAGTAAGTTTACCGAAGTTCGGATTCTGCATGAACAGGTTCAGACTTTGACTTTGGTCGATGTAAGCACCGCGGTCGGCAGCCATATCAATGATGTCCTTCATGCTCAACTCCCAAACAGTTTTGTAGAGGTCGCGGATGTTCTGTGGAATCTCTTCAATACTCTGAACGGAACCTCCGTTAGCGATCAACTTATTCTTCATGTCATCATTCCACAGACCGAGTTTTACAAGGTCTTTCAGAAGATGCTTGTTCACCACTACGAACTCGCCAGAAAGCACGCGTCTGGTGTAAATGTTTGAGTGGTATGGCTCGAAGCACTCATTGTTTCCAAGGATCTGTGATGTGGAAGCCGTTGGCATCGGTGCAACAAGCAATGAGTTACGCACGCCATACTTCTTCACTTCTTCCTTCAATACATCCCATTCCCAGCGGTCTGTTGGCGTTACGCCCCAAAGGTCATACTGGAACTTGCCTTCAGAAACAGGAGATCCAGGGTAGGTTTCGTAGTGACCGAATTCTTTGGCCTGATCCTTAGAACAGGTCATGGCTGCGTAGTAGATCGTTTCGAAGATCTCCTTGTTCAGTTGCTTCGCTTCTTCACTATCGAATGGCAGACGCATTTTGATGAAAGTATCTGCCAAACCTTGAACGCCCAAACCTACAGGACGGTGGCGCATGTTGCTGTTGCGCGCCTCTGGCACAGGGTAGTAGTTACGGTCGATAACCTTGTTCAAGTTGCGCGTGGCAACGTAAGTGATGTCGAACAGTTTCTGATGATCGAACTCGCCTTCTGGTGTAACGAATTTTGGCAACGCGATAGAAGCCAAGTTGCATACGGCAACCTCGTCTGGCGCGGTATATTCTACAATTTCGGTACACAAGTTCGAAGACTTGATGGTTCCCAAGTTCTGCTGGTTCGACTTACCGTTGCATGCGTCCTTGTAAAGCATGTAAGGCGTTCCTGTTTCAATTTGAGATTCGAGGATATGGAACCAAAGATCCTGTGCTTTCACGGTCTTGCGGGCCTTTCCTTCTTTCTCATATTGCTCGTAAAGGGCTTCGAATTTTTCACCCCAGCAGTCTCCCAGTCCAGGCGCTTCATTTGGGCAGAAAAGCGACCAGTCACCACCATCTTCCACACGCTTCATAAACAGGTCTGGAACCCACATGGCGTAGAACAGATCGCGGGCGCGATTTTCTTCCTTACCGTGGTTTTTCTTCAGATCGAGGAAGTCATAGACATCCGCGTGCCATGGCTCCAAGTAGATGGCGAATGAGCCTTTTCGCTTGCCCCCGCCTTGATCCACGTAACGTGCCGTGTCATTATAAACGCGCAACATCGGCACAATTCCGTTCGATGTTCCGTTGGTGCCTTTGATGTAAGACCCTGTGGCACGCACGTTATGGATGCTGAGGCCGATTCCTCCCGCAGATTGCGAGATCTTGGCACATTGCTTCAATGTGTTGTAAATGCCATCGATACTGTCATCTTGCATGGTTAGCAAGAAACAGCTGCTCATCTGCGGCTTTGGAGTACCCGCATTGAAAAGCGTTGGCGTGGCATGCGTAAACCATCTTTCTGAAAGAAGATTGTAGGTCTCAATTGCCGACTTGATATCTTCCTTGTGGATTCCAACGGCAACACGCATCAGCATGTGCTGCGGACGCTCGGTGATCTTCCCGTTGGTCTTCAGCAGGTAGCTTCTTTCCAATGTTTTGAACCCGAAGAAATCGTAACCGAAATCCCTGTCGTAAATAATGGTAGAGTCAAGGATCTCTGCATTTGCCTCGATGATCTCGTACACATCATCAGCGATCAGCGAAGCCTTTTCCCCTGTCTTCGGATCGATGTAATCGTACAATTTCTTCATCGTTTTTGAGAACGATTTCAATGTTGACTTGTGCAGATTGGAAACCGCAATACGGCTTGCCAAAAGCGCATAGTCTGGGTGGCGTACGGTAAAAGACGCGGCTGTTTCCGCAGCAAGTTCGTCCAACTGCTGTGTGGTCACACCTTCGTAGATGCCCTCGATCACCTTCATGGCAACTGGAATCGGGTCAACGATAGGGTCAAGGCCGTAGCACAGTTTCTGAACACGGGCAGTTACCTTGTCAAACTTGATGGACTCTTTGCGTCCGTCTCTTTTTACAACATACATGGGGAAAGGGATTTGGTGGTTTACAATTGGATTATTCGGTCAGATCAAAAGTCAGCGTCAGTAGTAAACGTGTGGTTGTCGGTACTTCCACCTGTCATTACACCTGCTTTTTGGTATTCAGAAACTCGCTTTTCGAAGAAGTTGGTTTTTCCTTGAAGCGAGATCATTTCCATGAAATCGAATGGGTTTGTGGCGTTGTACACTTTCGAACAGCCCAGTTCGCCCAACAGACGGTCGGCCACAAACTCGATGTATTGGCACATCAGGTTGGCATTCATCCCGATCAAAGCAACTGGAATGGCATCCACCACGAACTCTTTCTCGTATTCAACAGCTTCGGTAATAATGGCCGTTACTTCTTTCGGATCGAGTTTATTCTGAAGTTGGTTGTACAGCAAGCATGCAAAATCGCAATGCAGACCCTCGTCTCTCGAGATCAGCTCATTGGAGAATGAAAGTCCTGGCATGAGGCCACGTTTCTTCAACCAGAAAATGGAGCAGAAACTGCCTGAGAAGAAAATGCCTTCCACAGCTGCGAATGCTACCAATCGCTGAGCGAATGTTCCGTTCTCGATCCAACGCAACGCCCAGTCGGCCTTCTTGGTTA
Coding sequences within:
- a CDS encoding T9SS type A sorting domain-containing protein, with the protein product MKTLSTFSVISFLFFTFNVSAQISVSLIGQKTLGGTGLDVPSAIVATMDGGYLVGGASFSGISGDKTENSRGDQDYWIVKLDEQLTEVWQHTFGGDSADDFTSMVANADGTFILGGNSSSNISGDKTAPKKGFSDYWVLKLDADGNEVWQNTYGADLGELMWKMIALPSGDILLAGSSNSGISGDKTAPSKGGTDYWLVAIDADGNKLWDKSFGGMDDDYSEDVQIFGDKVILSGISWSNTSGDKSEDDYGSGDSWVIALDTVDWNPVWDITLGGTSFEIKSQMAVMYGRLFVMSSSDSDISGTKSENSHGSSDYWITCLDMAGSILWDRTIGGDSYEDPRSLIPTTYGNVLAVGGSLSDASYDKDEDSKGLYDFWPVSIDTIGNIQWQATIGGSMVDVAIAAVEPSPGRFVLTGMLKSDADGDKTENNRGDNDYWIVEIATSVGISEADPLELNMYPNPAYEQLQITWKDAKSSCAGLIQLYDADGRMVQQQNMQTTTATIPTGQLPQANCHRPTATGSLHTDPHRLPRPQGHRTFGASQALALTEGQTPPSFERACPELVEGSVSQVCN
- a CDS encoding ComF family protein, encoding MLNKPASLVRDVVGLFYPRICGGCDAHLMKHEENLCLNCLHGLPKTYYWDYKVNPVEQLFFGRLRLSSACSFLHFEKGSVTQRLMHRFKYEGKSNVAMELGKVFGNILKEKQWFSDADLIVPVPLHPAKEMRRGYNQSSYIADGLSESLDVPVRSKLMKRVRMTDTQTQKSRFERSQNVDSVFQVDYPSRVRGKNIILVDDVVTTGATLEAAGMQLLEAGVSKLYIATLAVA
- a CDS encoding 1-deoxy-D-xylulose-5-phosphate synthase, with protein sequence MGDRKYVPGELLAKVNVPADLRKLNEDQLEQFCQELRQYIIDVVSVNGGHFGASLGVVEMTTALHYVFNTPTDQLVWDVGHQAYGHKIITGRRDNFHTNRKYKGLSGFPKRKESEYDTFGVGHSSTSISAALGMAVASRHNGDTSKQHIAVIGDGAMTGGMAFEGLNHAGVENTNLLVVLNDNCMSIDPNVGALKEYLTDITTSHTYNKVRDEVWNLLGMISKFGPNAQEIASKIENGFKSTLLKQSNLFESLNFRYFGPIDGHDVNHMVRVMRDLKDIPGPKILHCLTVKGKGYKPAEDGDTTKWHAPGLFDKDTGEIKVVKPEQPEPPKYQDVFGHTMVELAEMNEKIVGVTPAMPSGCSLNIMMKAMPKRAFDVGIAEQHAVTFSAGMATQGLVPFCNIYSSFMQRAYDQVIHDVALQNLNVVFCLDRGGLVGADGATHHGAYDIAYMRCIPNIKVASPMNEEELRNMMYTAQQKDMGVWSIRYPRGNGVMPDWGTPFQAIEVGKGRKVTDGSDVAILSLGHIGNYAVDATAQLKLQGISAAHYDMRFAKPLDEKLLHEVFKKFNRIITIEDGCLTGGFGSAIVEFMSDNGYFAHVERLGVPDRFIDHGSQKELHIECGYYKDDIVKAAVKLVGVTEKAAAG
- a CDS encoding ribonucleoside-diphosphate reductase subunit alpha, producing MYVVKRDGRKESIKFDKVTARVQKLCYGLDPIVDPIPVAMKVIEGIYEGVTTQQLDELAAETAASFTVRHPDYALLASRIAVSNLHKSTLKSFSKTMKKLYDYIDPKTGEKASLIADDVYEIIEANAEILDSTIIYDRDFGYDFFGFKTLERSYLLKTNGKITERPQHMLMRVAVGIHKEDIKSAIETYNLLSERWFTHATPTLFNAGTPKPQMSSCFLLTMQDDSIDGIYNTLKQCAKISQSAGGIGLSIHNVRATGSYIKGTNGTSNGIVPMLRVYNDTARYVDQGGGKRKGSFAIYLEPWHADVYDFLDLKKNHGKEENRARDLFYAMWVPDLFMKRVEDGGDWSLFCPNEAPGLGDCWGEKFEALYEQYEKEGKARKTVKAQDLWFHILESQIETGTPYMLYKDACNGKSNQQNLGTIKSSNLCTEIVEYTAPDEVAVCNLASIALPKFVTPEGEFDHQKLFDITYVATRNLNKVIDRNYYPVPEARNSNMRHRPVGLGVQGLADTFIKMRLPFDSEEAKQLNKEIFETIYYAAMTCSKDQAKEFGHYETYPGSPVSEGKFQYDLWGVTPTDRWEWDVLKEEVKKYGVRNSLLVAPMPTASTSQILGNNECFEPYHSNIYTRRVLSGEFVVVNKHLLKDLVKLGLWNDDMKNKLIANGGSVQSIEEIPQNIRDLYKTVWELSMKDIIDMAADRGAYIDQSQSLNLFMQNPNFGKLTSMHFYAWKAGLKTGMYYLRTQAAAAAIQFTVNKETKAQPAGETETNTTDELTKAPVATPTPKSELATPVMVQSSTADGVQPVNLADAQAQITCSLDNPEGCEMCGS
- a CDS encoding ribonucleoside-diphosphate reductase, which gives rise to MPVEPILQESNDRFVIFPIKHREMWAMYKKAEASFWTAEEIDLQQDMNDWENKLTKDERHFIKHVLAFFAASDGIVNENLAINFLNEVQYPEARCFYGFQIAIENIHAETYSLLIDTYIKDTKEKDFLFNAIENLPCVTKKADWALRWIENGTFAQRLVAFAAVEGIFFSGSFCSIFWLKKRGLMPGLSFSNELISRDEGLHCDFACLLYNQLQNKLDPKEVTAIITEAVEYEKEFVVDAIPVALIGMNANLMCQYIEFVADRLLGELGCSKVYNATNPFDFMEMISLQGKTNFFEKRVSEYQKAGVMTGGSTDNHTFTTDADF